A single Plasmodium malariae genome assembly, chromosome: 6 DNA region contains:
- the PmUG01_06010300 gene encoding conserved protein, unknown function — MSEYAEQRNENDNLNYQTKERMNDDYEKGVNIPYEHEQYRDKSRKEDCSERSREENVCEAFHTVQENFEIKYNKAEDYHRKSEYSHTFRGNGGVREHTPAKGSGSGNGSDNDNGSGNDNGNGSGSDNDNGNGNGSGSDNDNGNDNGNGNGSGSDNDNGNDNGNGNGNGNGSGSGSGSSGSGSGSGSGSGSGSGNGSGSGSGSGSGSGSGNGSGSGSGNGSGSGSSSSSDSGSDGGVGAKYLSNPIITGKRSRNVQGFTKKERSANDDPSDKSGKSTPKNRGNSNGIKKKMKKKNEERRSTNENLPTKVASVDSSYKSENSAPLFTKGEKKKNRKINKKIKDNLKKLNEVCSNDEEYVSSDPFLLSKLDKMYERKLKTYENSDIGMKRSRRGKKAKTKSYVIHNKKSSKGGNQRNQGNHHDEQHKKGYTQEYTKRHTKRYNKYDHPSNAQQEEQEESKSNRVSSLKRYLLERNEIQKMKKNKYYAQDETESCGCNADKYPQVKFLCQAKSYDLNELSKVFISKKVKFIFFDNNNILCVFLSPEKCTKSFYSFEDIYNMDNLNLKKNVTCTDSNYIFFIFKNGSVVLWESFKNYRRNDYFINKVIIFLNSFSDELLPVYVVQLDTMYYCEFMQREEEANDTATGDGIDMLKGENLVEGVSTLGDREELVLNGDNEEDNYDNGEGNDNGEGNDNGEGNDNGKGNDNDQDNENDKDNENDKDNDNVDEGEGRKYNAKNLKKKKKKIFVNNGVIYLTNDSLEQKLTVSFALSQSIRLDVHEMLMDIAINTLFNISKEIALKGKCIVSKKKISSMVDVYSSIINVNAVQDFLDIPEYFWNKVQYEHIWFEVYKYMEISERIKILNKRYNYYKDFLNVIKKEVYNRKTFYTYRIVVFLLFIHVLALILNDYFFVK, encoded by the exons ATGAGCGAATATGCCGAACAACGAAATGAGAACGATAATCTGAATTATCAAACGAAGGAACGAATGAACGATGACTACGAAAAAGGAGTAAATATTCCTTATGAACATGAACAGTACAGGGATAAATCCAGAAAGGAAGACTGTAGTGAAAGAAGCAGAGAAGAAAACGTGTGTGAAGCATTTCACACTGTACAAGAAAATTtcgaaataaaatataacaaagcAGAGGATTATCATCGTAAAAGTGAATACAGTCATACGTTTCGTGGAAATGGAGGGGTAAGAGAGCATACTCCTGCTAAAGGTAGTGGTAGTGGTAATGGTagtgataatgataatggtAGTGGTAATGATAATGGTAATGGTAGTGGTagtgataatgataatggtAATGGTAATGGTAGTGGTagtgataatgataatggtAATGATAATGGTAATGGTAATGGTAGTGGTagtgataatgataatggtAATGATAATGGTAATGGTAATGGTAATGGTAATGGTAGTGGTAGTGGTAGTGGTAGTAGTGGTAGTGGTAGTGGTAGTGGTAGTGGTAGTGGTAGTGGTAGTGGTAATGGTAGTGGTAGTGGTAGTGGTAGTGGTAGTGGTAGTGGTAGTGGTAATGGTAGTGGTAGTGGTAGTGGTAATGGTAGTGGTAGtggtagtagcagtagtagtgaCAGTGGTAGTGACGGCGGGGTAGGTGCAAAATACTTGAGTAATCCAATCATAACAGGAAAAAGAAGTAGAAATGTACAAGGgtttacaaaaaaagagagaTCGGCCAATGATGATCCATCTGACAAGTCAGGAAAAAGCACCCCCAAAAATAGGGGCAATTCAAatggtataaaaaaaaaaatgaaaaaaaaaaatgaagaaaggAGATCTACTAATGAGAATTTGCCCACTAAAGTAGCATCAGTAGATTCTTCATACAAAAGTGAAAATTCTGCCCCTCTCTTTACCAAAGgggagaagaaaaaaaatagaaaaatcaacaaaaagataaaggataatttaaaaaaactcAATGAAGTTTGTTCTAATGACGAAGAGTATGTAAGTAGTGACCCTTTCCTACTAAGTAAACTTGATAAGATGTATGAACGTAAATTAAAGACATATGAAAATAGCGATATTGGTATGAAAAGAAGcagaaggggaaaaaaagcCAAAACGAAGAGCTAcgttatacataataaaaagagtAGTAAGGGAGGAAATCAGAGAAACCAGGGCAATCATCATGATGAACAACACAAAAAGGGGTACACACAAGAGTACACAAAGAGACACACTAAGCGGTACAACAAGTATGATCATCCTAGTAATGCACAGCAAGAGGAGCAAGAAGAATCCAAGTCGAACAGAGTGTCTTCCTTAAAAAGATACCTCCTAGAGCGAAACGAAATacagaaaatgaaaaaaaacaaatactaCGCACAAGATGAAACAGAATCATGTGGGTGCAATGCGGACAAGTACCCCcaagtaaaatttttgtgTCAAGCTAAGAGTTATGATTTAAATGAATTGAGTAAAgtatttatttctaaaaaagtaaaatttattttttttgataataataatatattatgtgttTTTTTAAGTCCagaaaaatgtacaaaaagtttttatagttttgaggatatatataatatggatAATTTAAATCTAAAAAAGAATGTTACGTGTACTGATTctaattacatattttttatttttaaaaatggatCTGTTGTTTTATGGGagtcttttaaaaattaccgAAGAAATGATTACTTTATAAATAAAGTTATCATCTTTTTAAATTCCTTTTCTGATGAACTCTTACCTGTATATGTCGTTCAACTAGATACCATGTACTACTGTGAGTTCATGCAAAGAGAGGAAGAAGCAAATGATACAGCCACAGGGGATGGCATAGACATGTTGAAGGGAGAAAACCTTGTGGAGGGGGTAAGCACTCTAGGGGATAGAGAAGAACTTGTGCTAAATGGCGATAATGAGGAGGATAATTATGACAATGGTGAGGGTAATGACAATGGTGAGGGTAATGACAATGGTGAGGGTAATGACAATGGTAAGGGTAATGACAACGACCAGGATAATGAAAACGATAAAGATAATGAAAACGATAAGGATAATGACAATGTTGACGAAGGAGAGGGGAGGAAatataatgcaaaaaatttaaaaaaaaaaaagaaaaaaattttcgtCAACAACGGAGTAATATACTTAACCAATGATTCGTTGGAACAAAAATTAACTGTGTCGTTTGCCCTATCTCAGTCAATCAGGTTGGACGTTCATGAAATGCTCATGGATATTGCAATCAACACTTTGTTTAACATATCAAAAGAAATAGCATTAAAAGGGAAATGCATTGtctccaaaaaaaaaatttccagTATGGTAGACGTTTACTCTAGTATCATTAACGTCAATGCTGTTCAAGACTTTTTAGATATTCCCGAATATTTTTGGAATAAAGTTCAGTATGAACACATTTGGTTCGAG GTGTACAAATACATGGAAATATCCgagagaataaaaatattaaacaagaggtacaattattataaggattttttaaatgttataaaaaaggagGTGTACAACAGAAAAACTTTTTACACATACAGAATTGTGGTCTTTTTGTTGTTTATACACGTATTAGCATTAATCCTGAACGACTACTTTTTTGTGAAATGA
- the PmUG01_06010400 gene encoding conserved Plasmodium protein, unknown function, with protein sequence MWLDSHAVRKYAVSQVMTKGWSFSTKTAIDVENNIIKKLKNMDGKNISYGIKKSVKYGFINKRMFDIYNELVKKYHSNFNLSDLVLILQSYALCKERNFEIYSTITNRALYLFKGELIKYDSSTFDNIYKYILASNQLNYTDYELITIFLKIIKKNLEYYGMKKICNMLHALSKLKINDEELLQLSSIYILENFDKMKINFVNHLVSAYCKKTNKNFSELCFKLIKYIYENIKFMDSISIYNTVIQIKHIIEKVKEDKRYSTYLFDERIEQVIGGNTSNERSQSCRSVSHCNNNSGNIGSSDNSGSNNSGSNSSGNNSSGSNSSGSNSSGNNISGSNISGSNISGSNISGSNINGSKSSGYNNSGNSVSGDRQKCQMGEPRAEINENSFLYSGTNGAEISAQNGGKEHIVYGVNLEDKCYLNGNNKSCSEVNNDTHRNKNIVKNMIPLLFSKVNSCLAFLSLKQLVKLLQAYRDLNYFNYQFIYKRLLHFLFCKLQTNKTNVEDCILILEFFTILPYVDKNMEGVINIVMENLEKDLVFNYSHMYRLLSCCKQLEIYNDNILSKMDCLIFKNKKKFEKYSTSKDLNLFLHFYNKNLQEWEEMLTFLNILLERKEKELKENINDEHVSSFATLVGENERNISGIQNAEKKVIIYKYNKMQKCFNENEKSVYDKNNTEEGTTPLLEDYYSSSSLSNTKGVNENITNYLYINLIKDKQAP encoded by the coding sequence ATGTGGTTGGATAGTCATGCGGTAAGAAAATATGCAGTGAGTCAGGTAATGACAAAGGGATGGTCGTTTTCAACAAAAACAGCAATTGATGTTGAGaataacattataaaaaaattaaaaaatatggatgGTAAGAACATAAGTTATGGAATAAAGAAGAGTGTAAAATATGGTTTCATTAATAAAAGGAtgtttgatatatataacgaATTAGTTAAGAAATATCATAGCAACTTTAATTTATCAGACCTTGTATTAATACTACAATCATATGCTTTATGTAAAGAGAGAAATTTTGAAATCTATTCTACCATAACAAATAGagcattatatttatttaaaggaGAACTAATAAAATACGATTCATCCACttttgataatatttataaatacattttagcTAGTAACCAGTTGAATTATACAGATTATGAGTtgataacaatttttttaaaaattattaaaaaaaatttagagtATTatggaatgaaaaaaatcTGTAATATGTTACATGCACTATCGAAACTGAAGATAAATGATGAAGAACTGTTGCAGTTATctagtatttatatattagaaaattttgataaaatgaaaataaattttgtgaACCATTTGGTTTCTgcatattgtaaaaaaacgaataaaaatttttcagaGTTATgctttaaattaattaagtATATCTATGAAAACATTAAGTTCATGGACTCAATTTCTATATACAATACTGTAATACAAATCAAGCATATCATTGAAAAAGTGAAAGAGGATAAACGATATTCAACATACCTTTTTGACGAACGGATAGAGCAGGTCATTGGAGGGAATACCTCAAATGAAAGGAGTCAATCATGTAGAAGCGTATCACATTGCAACAATAACAGCGGTAACATCGGTAGCAGTGATAACAGTGGTAGTAATAACAGTGGTAGTAATAGCAGTGGTAATAATAGCAGTGGTAGTAATAGCAGTGGTAGTAATAGCAGTGGTAATAATATCAGTGGTAGTAATATCAGTGGTAGTAATATCAGTGGTAGTAATATCAGTGGTAGTAATATCAATGGTAGTAAAAGCAGTGGTTACAATAACAGCGGTAACAGCGTCAGCGGCGATAGACAAAAATGTCAAATGGGGGAACCGCGTGCGGAAATAAATGAGAATAGCTTTTTATATAGTGGTACAAACGGGGCAGAAATAAGCGCACAAAATGGTGGAAAAGAACATATTGTGTATGGTGTAAACTTAGAAGACAAGTGTTACTTGAATGGGAATAACAAATCATGTAGTGAAGTAAATAATGACACACataggaataaaaatattgttaaaaatatgatccctcttttattttctaaagTAAATAGTTGCTTAGCATTTTTATCCTTAAAGCAGTTAGTTAAACTATTGCAGGCATATAGAGATCTAAATTATTTCAACTAccagtttatatataaaagattattacattttcttttttgcaaACTACAAACTAATAAGACTAATGTAGAAGACTGCATTTTAATACTCGAATTTTTTACCATTCTACCATATGTGGACAAAAATATGGAGGGAGTTATAAACATCGTTATggaaaatttagaaaaggATCTCGTGTTCAATTATTCACATATGTATCGCTTACTCTCATGTTGTAAACAACTCGAAATTTACAATGATAacattttatcaaaaatgGATTGCTtaatatttaagaataaaaaaaaatttgaaaaatattctacttcaaaagatttaaatttatttttgcatttttataataaaaatttacaagaGTGGGAAGAAATGCTTACGTTTTTGAATATCCTCCTTGaacgaaaagaaaaagaactcaaagaaaatattaatgatgaACATGTCAGCTCATTTGCTACTCTTGTGGgtgaaaatgaaagaaaCATATCAGGGATACAGAATGCCGAGAAGAAggttatcatatataaatacaataaaatgcaaaaatgtttcaacgaaaatgaaaaaagtgtATACGATAAAAACAACACAGAAGAAGGGACTACTCCTTTGTTGGAAGACTACTATTCTTCCTCCTCTTTGAGCAATACAAAGGGagttaatgaaaatataacaaattatttatacatcAACTTGATAAAGGATAAACAGGCGCCTTAA